One segment of Chromatiales bacterium DNA contains the following:
- a CDS encoding alpha/beta fold hydrolase, with product MTTFVLVHGSWHGSWCWHRVVPELVALGHQVLAPDLPGHGDDATPLAQLTLAAYAKCVTATVRAASGPVVLVGHSFGGIVISQAAEIVPERISRLIYLSAFLPANGQSLSRLATADADNPVATSSTISADQQLIRLDLSRVQELLYADCPESDVALARQRLCAEPVTPFITPVKITAGRAGSIPRTYIECLNDIAIPLWFQRRMQATVPCDPVYALPTGHSPFFAAPAELARLLGNA from the coding sequence ATGACGACTTTTGTTCTTGTACACGGCAGCTGGCATGGCAGCTGGTGCTGGCACCGGGTAGTGCCCGAGCTGGTGGCGCTCGGTCATCAGGTGCTGGCGCCGGACCTGCCCGGACATGGCGATGATGCCACGCCGCTCGCACAGCTCACGCTGGCGGCCTACGCGAAATGTGTCACGGCAACAGTGCGCGCCGCTTCCGGGCCGGTGGTGCTTGTCGGCCACAGTTTTGGTGGCATCGTCATCAGCCAGGCCGCGGAGATCGTTCCGGAACGGATCAGCCGGCTCATCTACCTGAGCGCTTTTCTGCCCGCCAACGGCCAATCCCTGTCGCGGCTGGCCACGGCAGACGCTGATAACCCCGTCGCCACCAGCTCGACCATCTCGGCGGACCAGCAGCTGATCCGCCTGGATCTCTCCCGGGTGCAGGAACTGCTCTATGCCGATTGCCCGGAAAGCGATGTCGCGCTCGCCCGGCAGCGCCTGTGCGCCGAGCCCGTCACGCCGTTCATAACACCCGTAAAGATCACTGCCGGGCGGGCCGGCAGCATCCCGCGTACCTATATCGAGTGCCTGAACGACATCGCCATCCCGCTCTGGTTTCAGCGCCGGATGCAGGCCACCGTGCCCTGCGATCCTGTGTACGCCCTGCCGACAGGGCACTCACCGTTCTTTGCCGCACCGGCAGAACTGGCGCGCTTGCTGGGGAACGCCTGA
- a CDS encoding PD40 domain-containing protein codes for MRIRPISRWTTTGTAALITILAGPLLAAEPAARATSPDLANLSSPNEAAPAEWAGKELPVRMIPNIPESAEAYYAPDNFHVIAQTKDPMAAQPEKGKVGGSLTFTYTDTGEELTRINDKGQDACSWFVLPDGKRVIWTSTRDHPEMPPGNWSEETDYPQGAELYTSDLKGGDIKRLTNNKYYEAEVTTSLDGKWVFFGRQIDGKLDIWKMRIDGTDEQQLTFTADWQEGAPYPTPDGKHLIFRAWKRSDKLRINEEYKATGKHQQTPMTIFTMTTDGTDVQPRTFTKDMNWAPFIAPDGQHFFYDRVFEGNNWEIVMNDLAGGEPVQITYNKGFDGFVSISWDGKKALFGRSLGSGFMSNIHTFVMDISSLNVGPENFKGSIPPRAKRPAGWVEDPGLLEYGDRLGK; via the coding sequence ATGCGAATCCGCCCGATAAGCCGATGGACAACCACCGGGACTGCGGCTCTCATCACCATTCTGGCCGGCCCGCTGCTTGCTGCCGAGCCGGCGGCCAGGGCGACGTCACCCGATCTCGCGAACCTCTCGTCACCCAATGAAGCCGCGCCTGCCGAGTGGGCCGGGAAGGAACTGCCGGTCCGCATGATTCCCAACATCCCGGAGTCGGCGGAGGCCTACTATGCCCCGGACAACTTCCACGTCATCGCCCAGACCAAGGACCCGATGGCGGCCCAGCCGGAGAAGGGCAAGGTCGGTGGCTCGCTGACCTTTACCTATACGGATACCGGCGAAGAGCTCACCCGCATCAATGACAAGGGCCAGGACGCCTGCTCCTGGTTCGTCCTTCCGGACGGGAAGCGGGTGATCTGGACATCGACACGTGACCACCCGGAAATGCCGCCGGGCAACTGGTCCGAAGAGACCGACTATCCCCAGGGTGCCGAGCTTTACACCTCCGACCTCAAGGGCGGCGACATCAAGCGCCTGACCAACAACAAGTACTACGAAGCCGAGGTGACGACCTCGCTCGACGGCAAATGGGTGTTCTTCGGCCGCCAGATCGACGGCAAGCTCGACATCTGGAAGATGCGCATCGACGGTACCGACGAGCAGCAGCTGACCTTTACCGCCGACTGGCAGGAAGGCGCGCCGTACCCGACCCCGGATGGCAAGCACCTGATCTTCCGCGCCTGGAAGCGCAGCGACAAGCTGCGGATCAACGAGGAGTACAAGGCAACGGGCAAGCACCAGCAGACGCCGATGACCATCTTCACGATGACGACGGATGGCACGGACGTGCAGCCCCGCACCTTCACCAAGGACATGAACTGGGCGCCGTTCATCGCCCCGGATGGCCAGCATTTCTTTTATGACCGGGTCTTCGAAGGCAACAACTGGGAAATCGTGATGAACGATCTTGCCGGTGGTGAGCCGGTGCAGATCACCTACAACAAGGGCTTCGACGGCTTCGTGTCCATTTCCTGGGATGGCAAGAAGGCGCTGTTTGGTCGCAGCCTCGGCTCGGGCTTCATGTCCAATATCCACACCTTCGTGATGGATATCTCCTCGCTCAACGTCGGGCCGGAGAACTTCAAGGGCAGCATTCCGCCCAGGGCGAAGCGGCCCGCCGGCTGGGTCGAGGATCCGGGCCTTCTGGAGTACGGTGATCGCCTCGGCAAATAA
- a CDS encoding zinc-finger domain-containing protein: protein MTARAAKESALIQPNAEHHYKVTADDLPLSCPMPGMYLWNSHPRVYLPLVPGERAKCPYCGATYTLVK, encoded by the coding sequence ATGACGGCCAGAGCGGCGAAAGAATCCGCGTTGATACAGCCCAACGCCGAGCATCACTACAAGGTGACAGCCGACGATCTGCCGCTGTCCTGTCCGATGCCGGGCATGTACCTGTGGAATTCCCACCCGCGCGTCTATCTGCCGCTGGTGCCCGGTGAGCGGGCCAAGTGCCCCTACTGTGGCGCCACCTACACGCTCGTGAAGTAG
- a CDS encoding DUF642 domain-containing protein codes for MTISVPARMAAWFRCITLITSLILAAAPASARENALQKLGKALNALGNGQHSGNLIVNGSFEEPVVGKGRYLTFPAGQSFAGWQVIGSGSVSPISGEYVASRITFNAQQGSQWLDMTGPGSNSAAGVQQTVRTQPGTRYELVFYVGNVVGGSFGTTSSIEVLVDGKSLGVSRNASNSPGGQSWGQVKLPITATGNSTTIAFINRDPSNDNSNGLDNVSLMPAPATAVLTESFEAPVTSNYTTYNAGQSFRTATNTWTVAASGVDICNVQARREVTAFEGNQTLDLNGSPGAGVLATSFATKAGQKYSLSFHYARNNGLGATPARAKVEVLGSAPLLQAEIRHDKTVGPFGSYLSFSDDFVADGTTASLRFTSLNSGNAGITLDGIEIKAVD; via the coding sequence ATGACCATCTCGGTCCCCGCACGCATGGCGGCCTGGTTCCGCTGTATCACCCTGATTACCAGCCTCATCCTCGCAGCTGCCCCGGCCAGTGCACGTGAAAACGCGCTGCAAAAGCTCGGCAAGGCCCTGAACGCGCTCGGCAATGGCCAGCACTCCGGTAACCTCATCGTCAATGGCAGCTTCGAAGAACCGGTGGTCGGCAAGGGCCGCTATCTGACCTTTCCCGCCGGTCAGTCATTTGCAGGCTGGCAGGTGATCGGCTCGGGCAGCGTGTCGCCAATCAGCGGCGAGTACGTCGCTTCCCGCATCACCTTCAACGCGCAGCAGGGCAGCCAGTGGCTGGACATGACCGGGCCAGGATCGAATTCAGCGGCTGGTGTACAGCAAACAGTCCGGACCCAGCCCGGCACCAGGTACGAGCTGGTGTTCTACGTCGGCAATGTGGTCGGCGGATCCTTCGGCACCACCAGCAGCATCGAAGTGCTGGTTGACGGCAAGTCGCTCGGGGTTTCGCGCAATGCCAGCAACAGCCCGGGCGGCCAGTCCTGGGGCCAGGTCAAGCTGCCGATCACGGCGACAGGCAACAGCACAACGATCGCTTTCATCAATCGCGACCCGTCAAACGACAACAGCAACGGCCTGGATAACGTTTCGCTCATGCCAGCCCCGGCGACGGCAGTACTCACCGAGTCCTTTGAGGCACCGGTGACCAGTAACTACACGACATACAATGCAGGCCAGTCCTTCAGAACGGCGACCAACACCTGGACCGTTGCCGCCAGCGGCGTCGATATCTGCAACGTACAGGCCCGGCGCGAAGTAACCGCATTTGAGGGCAATCAGACATTGGATCTGAACGGTTCTCCCGGAGCCGGGGTACTCGCCACCAGCTTTGCAACCAAGGCCGGACAGAAATACAGCCTGAGCTTCCACTACGCCAGAAATAACGGCCTGGGCGCCACACCAGCCCGCGCGAAGGTAGAGGTGCTTGGATCGGCACCACTGTTGCAAGCCGAAATTCGCCACGACAAGACGGTTGGGCCTTTCGGCAGCTACCTGAGCTTCAGCGATGATTTTGTGGCAGACGGCACCACAGCAAGCCTGCGTTTCACCTCGCTCAATTCCGGCAATGCCGGGATCACGCTCGATGGCATCGAAATCAAGGCCGTGGACTAG
- the rfaD gene encoding ADP-glyceromanno-heptose 6-epimerase: protein MLVVTGGAGFIGSNLVRALNAAGRSDILVVDDLRDAHKVLNLSDCRIADYLDMHDFLSRITAGQDLAPRLEGIFHQGACTDTTEWDGLLMMQANYEYSKQVLQYATARKVPLIYASSASVYGAGREFRVSEECERPINVYAFSKLMFDRHVRKVTVSFRAPVVGLRYFNVYGPGEAHKGRMASVIHHFNEQLKTGDEVRLFTGSDGYADGGQLRDFIHVDDIVAVNLWALERGKSGIFNVGTGQARSFNDVANAVLKWHGRGRVSYIPFPAHLQGSYQSYTQADLAGLHAAGYSAAFIPIEAGVPRYLDALAATATV from the coding sequence ATGCTCGTCGTGACCGGCGGCGCCGGCTTCATCGGCAGCAATCTCGTTCGCGCACTCAATGCGGCCGGCCGCAGCGACATCCTCGTCGTCGACGATCTGCGCGATGCGCACAAGGTTCTTAATCTCTCCGATTGCCGGATCGCCGACTATCTCGACATGCATGACTTCCTGTCCCGCATTACGGCGGGGCAGGACCTCGCACCAAGGCTCGAGGGCATCTTTCATCAGGGCGCCTGCACCGATACCACCGAGTGGGATGGCCTGCTGATGATGCAGGCCAATTACGAGTATTCGAAACAGGTGCTCCAGTACGCGACGGCGCGCAAGGTGCCGCTGATCTACGCCTCATCGGCGTCGGTCTACGGTGCGGGGCGCGAGTTCCGCGTCAGCGAGGAGTGCGAACGACCCATCAATGTTTACGCTTTCTCGAAGCTGATGTTTGACCGCCACGTCCGGAAGGTGACGGTCAGCTTCCGTGCGCCGGTCGTCGGTCTGCGTTACTTCAATGTCTACGGGCCGGGCGAAGCGCACAAGGGCAGGATGGCAAGTGTCATCCATCACTTCAATGAGCAGCTGAAGACGGGCGATGAAGTGCGGCTCTTCACCGGCAGCGATGGCTATGCCGATGGTGGGCAGTTGCGCGACTTCATCCACGTCGATGACATCGTCGCGGTGAATCTCTGGGCGCTGGAGCGTGGCAAGTCAGGGATCTTCAACGTGGGTACCGGCCAGGCGCGCAGTTTCAACGACGTTGCCAACGCGGTGCTCAAGTGGCACGGCCGGGGGCGTGTCAGCTACATTCCGTTTCCGGCCCATCTGCAGGGCAGCTACCAGAGCTATACGCAGGCGGACCTCGCCGGCCTGCACGCGGCGGGATATTCCGCCGCCTTTATCCCGATAGAAGCGGGTGTGCCTCGTTACCTGGACGCTCTGGCTGCAACGGCTACTGTGTAA
- the tal gene encoding transaldolase → MSMLDSLKTHTVIVADTGDIGQIARYKPQDATTNPSLLFKAAQQQEYRGLVEEALRYSQSISGTAAERTAAFTDRLAVNFGVEILKLIPGRVSTEVPAAYSFDTAGSVAKARALIAMYEKAGIARERVLIKLGSTWEGIKAAELLERESIHCNLTLLFSFAQAVACAEAKVTLISPFVGRIYDYWRKEKGAEIPVDEDPGVASVTQIYNYYKKFDYKTEVMGASFRKIGQILLLAGCDLLTIAPDLLAELQKREGVLEARLNVAAARASDLQKVTMNEQAFRWAHNEDAMATDKLAAGIRTFHQDALKLEAWASTLVE, encoded by the coding sequence ATGTCGATGCTCGATTCCCTCAAGACGCATACCGTTATCGTTGCCGACACCGGTGACATCGGCCAGATTGCCCGGTACAAGCCGCAGGATGCCACGACCAACCCTTCACTGTTGTTCAAGGCAGCACAGCAGCAGGAGTACCGTGGCCTGGTTGAAGAGGCGCTGCGTTACTCGCAGTCGATCAGCGGTACTGCAGCTGAGCGCACCGCCGCTTTCACCGACCGGCTTGCGGTCAACTTCGGTGTCGAGATCCTGAAGCTCATTCCCGGCCGCGTGTCCACCGAAGTGCCAGCCGCCTATTCTTTTGATACGGCGGGTTCCGTGGCAAAAGCCCGTGCGCTGATCGCGATGTACGAGAAAGCCGGGATTGCCAGGGAGCGCGTGCTGATCAAGCTCGGCAGTACCTGGGAAGGCATCAAGGCGGCCGAGCTGCTTGAGCGCGAAAGCATCCACTGCAATCTGACGCTCCTGTTTTCTTTTGCCCAGGCGGTTGCCTGTGCAGAGGCGAAGGTCACACTTATTTCGCCTTTCGTGGGGCGTATCTACGATTACTGGCGCAAGGAAAAGGGCGCCGAGATCCCGGTGGATGAAGATCCGGGTGTGGCTTCAGTGACGCAGATTTACAATTACTACAAGAAGTTCGACTACAAGACCGAAGTCATGGGCGCAAGCTTCCGCAAGATCGGACAGATCCTCCTCCTGGCTGGTTGCGATCTGCTGACCATTGCGCCTGACCTGCTCGCTGAACTGCAGAAGCGCGAAGGCGTGCTGGAGGCAAGACTTAATGTCGCTGCAGCTCGGGCGAGCGACCTGCAGAAGGTCACCATGAACGAGCAGGCTTTCCGCTGGGCACACAACGAGGACGCGATGGCGACTGACAAGTTGGCCGCCGGCATTCGCACCTTTCACCAGGATGCCCTGAAGCTTGAGGCGTGGGCCAGTACGCTGGTCGAATAG
- the glnE gene encoding bifunctional [glutamate--ammonia ligase]-adenylyl-L-tyrosine phosphorylase/[glutamate--ammonia-ligase] adenylyltransferase codes for MNPLSFEFETVPSPLRDGVVTLTGQLLASPELAAFPDDPELRTQLLRVLTASPYAADILVRYPVMLAELLGSKRLQSTTTADAYLSLLQATLPPDPDEEELQRRLRLFRHRELVRIIWRDLAGSAGVTETLRDLSNLADASINVALDWARTTLQARYGEPRTEEGAPCGFGVLAMGKLGGHELNFSSDIDLVFVHSGSGETTGPRSISNEEYFRFLAQRLIDLLSRNTAEGFVYRVDARLRPFGSAGPLSVSLAALEAYLLRHGRDWERYAYIKARVVNRWDDADGLYRDVLRPFIYRRYLDYGVFSSLREMKAMIAAEVEKKEYRANLKLGPGGIREIEFIVQALQLVRGGTVIGLRERQLLVALPQLVQAGCLPAEDAAELTTAYCFLRLAENRLQALHDRQTHDIPADSSDQQRLAFAMGMASWEEFLAALDVQRDRVAFHFHEIVFRGANGAGSSSTLENDAATGTSSSVLDEVWNDEAALEQQEVLLAEAGFGDPAGIAEQLRRLREGSLLPRLDTPGRQRLDTLIPAILMHARKQPKPVRALDGMVLIIEAIGRRSAYFALLNENPLALEKLVSLCGNSEFLSRLVATHPLLLDELLDPLVFESAPSREELAADLKLRLSRVAADDGEGRLNALLNFQQAATFRVAIVDLAGTLPLMKVSDRLTDIAELVLEAALSIAWRELADRHGEPGCTENGNRRPAHFAIIAYGKLGGLELGYGSDLDLVFLHDSAGDAEQTDGAQPLDNAMFFARLTRRIISILTMHTASGKLYEVDIRLRPSGQSGLMVSSLAAFDRYQQQDAWTWEHQALLRSRAVAGDAGVKAAFEALRVRALTSYVRRDKLATEVVEMRQRMRTELSSGTDERFDVKQDPGGVADIEFLVQYLVLREAHRYPDLVRWSDNIRQLEALAAHGILAPADAELLADTYREYRRHIHHRNLAGRSGLIPHAEVAGLAATVTRLWQSVFYTAVPANQDEVS; via the coding sequence ATGAATCCGCTCTCATTCGAATTCGAAACCGTCCCGTCGCCCTTGCGCGATGGCGTCGTCACCCTCACCGGGCAACTGCTGGCCAGCCCCGAGCTTGCCGCATTTCCGGACGATCCCGAACTGCGCACGCAACTGCTGCGCGTGCTGACCGCCAGCCCCTATGCAGCCGATATCCTCGTGCGCTACCCGGTCATGCTGGCTGAGCTGCTGGGCAGTAAACGCCTGCAATCCACGACCACGGCTGATGCTTACCTCAGCCTGCTGCAGGCCACCTTGCCGCCGGATCCCGACGAAGAAGAGCTGCAGCGTCGTCTGCGCCTGTTTCGTCATCGTGAACTGGTGCGGATCATCTGGCGTGATCTGGCCGGCAGCGCCGGAGTTACTGAAACCCTGCGCGACCTGTCGAATCTGGCCGATGCCTCGATCAACGTCGCGCTCGACTGGGCGCGGACCACTCTGCAGGCGCGCTATGGCGAACCGCGCACCGAGGAGGGCGCTCCTTGCGGCTTCGGTGTGCTGGCGATGGGCAAGCTGGGTGGCCACGAGCTGAATTTCTCTTCCGATATAGACCTCGTGTTCGTGCACTCGGGCAGCGGTGAAACAACCGGGCCGCGCTCGATCAGCAACGAGGAGTACTTCCGTTTCCTGGCCCAGCGCCTGATCGACCTGTTGAGCCGCAATACCGCCGAGGGTTTCGTCTATCGCGTGGATGCGCGGCTGCGGCCCTTTGGCAGTGCCGGGCCGCTGTCGGTGAGCCTGGCTGCACTTGAAGCCTACCTGCTGCGGCATGGCCGTGACTGGGAGCGCTACGCTTACATCAAGGCGCGCGTCGTCAACCGCTGGGATGACGCCGACGGGCTCTATCGTGATGTGCTGCGTCCCTTTATCTACCGCCGCTACCTGGATTACGGCGTGTTCAGTTCGCTGCGCGAGATGAAGGCGATGATTGCCGCAGAGGTCGAGAAGAAGGAATACCGCGCCAACCTCAAGCTCGGTCCTGGCGGTATACGCGAGATCGAGTTCATCGTGCAGGCCCTGCAGCTTGTACGCGGCGGGACGGTTATCGGGCTGCGCGAGCGGCAACTGCTCGTTGCGCTGCCACAGCTGGTGCAGGCCGGCTGTCTTCCCGCTGAAGATGCTGCCGAGCTGACGACGGCTTACTGCTTTCTGCGCCTCGCCGAGAACCGTCTGCAGGCGCTGCACGACCGGCAGACACACGACATACCGGCGGATTCTTCCGATCAGCAGCGCCTGGCTTTTGCGATGGGTATGGCGAGCTGGGAAGAATTCCTCGCCGCCCTCGATGTCCAGCGGGACCGCGTTGCATTCCATTTCCACGAAATCGTTTTCCGTGGCGCCAACGGTGCGGGCAGCAGCAGTACGTTAGAAAATGATGCGGCGACCGGCACCTCATCCTCCGTACTCGATGAAGTGTGGAACGATGAGGCCGCACTTGAGCAACAGGAAGTGCTGCTGGCAGAAGCGGGCTTCGGCGATCCGGCCGGCATTGCCGAGCAGCTGCGCCGGCTGCGCGAGGGCAGCCTGCTGCCGCGTCTTGATACGCCAGGTCGCCAGCGGCTCGACACCCTCATACCGGCCATCCTCATGCACGCGCGCAAGCAGCCGAAGCCGGTGCGTGCGCTGGATGGCATGGTTCTTATCATCGAGGCGATTGGCCGACGTTCAGCCTATTTCGCCCTGCTCAACGAAAATCCGCTGGCCCTGGAAAAGCTGGTCTCCCTGTGCGGCAACAGCGAATTTCTCTCCCGCCTCGTCGCGACCCACCCGCTGCTGCTGGACGAGCTGCTGGATCCGCTGGTCTTTGAATCGGCACCCAGCCGCGAAGAACTCGCTGCCGATCTGAAACTGCGACTGAGTCGTGTTGCTGCAGACGACGGGGAGGGGCGGCTCAATGCGCTGTTGAACTTTCAGCAGGCAGCGACTTTCCGCGTGGCGATTGTCGATCTGGCCGGTACGCTGCCATTGATGAAAGTGAGTGACCGGCTCACCGATATCGCCGAGCTGGTACTCGAGGCTGCGCTGTCGATAGCGTGGCGGGAACTCGCCGACCGACACGGCGAGCCGGGCTGTACGGAGAACGGTAACCGGCGTCCTGCGCACTTTGCGATCATCGCCTACGGCAAGCTTGGCGGACTGGAGCTGGGCTACGGTTCGGACCTCGATCTGGTATTTCTGCACGACTCCGCCGGTGACGCGGAGCAGACCGATGGCGCGCAGCCGCTCGATAACGCGATGTTCTTTGCGCGCCTGACCCGTCGCATCATCAGTATCCTGACCATGCATACCGCGTCGGGCAAGCTCTATGAGGTGGACATCCGGCTGCGGCCGAGCGGGCAGTCGGGGCTGATGGTGTCGAGCCTTGCGGCATTCGATCGGTACCAGCAGCAGGATGCATGGACCTGGGAGCACCAGGCGCTGTTGCGCAGCCGGGCGGTGGCCGGCGATGCCGGCGTCAAGGCCGCCTTCGAGGCGCTGCGCGTGCGGGCGCTGACCAGCTATGTCCGTCGCGACAAGCTGGCCACCGAAGTTGTGGAGATGCGCCAGCGCATGCGCACGGAGCTTTCCAGTGGTACGGACGAGCGCTTCGACGTGAAGCAGGATCCCGGCGGCGTGGCTGATATCGAGTTTCTCGTGCAGTACCTCGTGCTGCGTGAGGCGCATCGCTATCCGGATCTCGTACGCTGGTCGGACAATATCCGCCAGCTGGAAGCACTGGCGGCGCACGGCATTCTGGCCCCTGCCGACGCCGAATTGCTGGCCGATACCTACCGGGAGTACCGGCGGCACATTCATCACCGCAACCTGGCTGGCCGCTCGGGACTCATACCGCATGCGGAGGTGGCCGGGCTTGCGGCGACAGTGACCCGCCTCTGGCAGTCCGTGTTTTATACTGCCGTCCCGGCAAACCAGGATGAAGTCTCATGA
- a CDS encoding MFS transporter → MRGGVEGFDELTLGLIMSGYFVGFFLGTFVAPLLIRRVGHIRAFAFYAALAAITVLLYPLWVRPVAWALLRVVTGLAVVGLCTVIESWLNSQALPGQRSRIFAVYMVVSLLALASGQLLLDLQPPQSFVLFSVVAILISLAALPVAFTLLPQPAMLPAPRSNIWQIAGMAPSAAIGAVLSGLLLGAFWGMGPVYALESGLDRSGVGLFMTVTICGGAALQFPIGRFSDRGDRRTTLAAVSAAAAGIALLAAVLSPGPGALLFVMYFLFGGLAFALYPLCVAQLLDQLPAEALLAGCSALLLLNGIGAALGPVAAGFLMQRLGPDSLPAFFAIAAGLLAVVTSGRRLFRARQIFHHARFHPMLRTTPAALELLPDIPVQPPEGQSP, encoded by the coding sequence ATGCGCGGTGGTGTCGAAGGTTTCGATGAGCTGACCCTCGGCCTGATCATGTCAGGCTATTTCGTCGGTTTTTTTCTTGGCACCTTTGTCGCCCCGCTGCTGATCCGGCGCGTCGGGCATATCCGTGCCTTTGCCTTCTATGCCGCGCTGGCGGCAATAACCGTTCTGCTCTACCCGCTGTGGGTTCGCCCGGTCGCCTGGGCCTTGCTGCGCGTCGTCACAGGACTGGCCGTCGTGGGCCTCTGCACCGTGATCGAGAGCTGGCTGAACTCGCAGGCATTGCCGGGGCAGCGCAGCCGCATATTTGCCGTCTATATGGTGGTCAGCCTGCTGGCGCTGGCTTCCGGGCAACTGCTTCTGGACTTGCAGCCGCCGCAAAGTTTCGTGTTGTTCAGCGTGGTTGCCATCCTGATTTCACTCGCGGCGCTGCCAGTCGCTTTTACCTTGCTGCCGCAGCCGGCGATGCTGCCTGCGCCCCGCTCGAATATCTGGCAGATCGCCGGGATGGCGCCCAGCGCGGCGATCGGCGCCGTGCTGTCCGGTCTCCTGCTGGGTGCGTTCTGGGGCATGGGACCGGTGTACGCCCTGGAATCGGGGCTGGACCGGTCGGGCGTCGGCCTGTTCATGACGGTCACGATATGCGGGGGCGCTGCTCTGCAATTTCCAATCGGCCGTTTCTCCGATCGTGGTGATCGTCGCACGACGCTTGCCGCTGTCAGCGCGGCAGCCGCGGGAATAGCGCTGCTCGCAGCCGTGCTTTCGCCCGGACCCGGTGCGCTGCTGTTCGTGATGTATTTTCTGTTCGGCGGTCTCGCCTTCGCGCTTTATCCCTTGTGCGTGGCACAACTGCTCGACCAGCTGCCAGCAGAGGCCTTGCTTGCCGGATGCAGTGCCTTGCTGCTGCTGAACGGCATCGGCGCAGCGCTGGGCCCGGTTGCCGCAGGGTTTCTCATGCAACGCCTGGGTCCCGACAGCCTGCCGGCATTTTTTGCCATTGCCGCGGGCCTGCTGGCTGTCGTCACCAGTGGCCGGCGGCTGTTCAGAGCCCGCCAGATTTTCCATCACGCGCGATTTCATCCCATGTTGCGCACCACGCCTGCCGCATTGGAGCTGTTGCCGGATATTCCGGTGCAGCCGCCTGAAGGACAATCACCATGA